The proteins below come from a single Verrucomicrobiota bacterium genomic window:
- a CDS encoding putative quinol monooxygenase: MLIVFVQVHVKPESVEAFKHATLENARNSVQEPGVARFDVVQQADDPTRFVLVEAYRSVEATTAHKETRHYQVWRDTVAGMMAEPRTSLKYGNVFPVDAEW, from the coding sequence ATGTTGATTGTATTTGTTCAGGTACATGTAAAACCGGAAAGCGTAGAGGCGTTTAAACACGCCACGCTCGAAAATGCGCGTAACAGCGTCCAGGAACCTGGCGTCGCCCGCTTTGATGTGGTGCAACAGGCGGATGACCCCACCCGTTTTGTGCTGGTCGAGGCATATCGCAGCGTGGAGGCCACCACCGCCCACAAGGAAACCCGCCATTATCAGGTCTGGCGCGATACCGTCGCCGGCATGATGGCCGAGCCGCGCACCAGTTTGAAATACGGGAACGTGTTTCCGGTGGATGCAGAGTGGTGA
- a CDS encoding sigma-70 family RNA polymerase sigma factor: protein MLEAKEQERFMCLWTTAQPAVANYVHALVHDQGAAKDVLQETALVLFRRFPEYDGTRPFVAWALGIARFQVMGLRRNEARNLVVFDNEVLEKFTKTWAELAPTVSDREAWLQACLARLAAHARTVLQLRYVEGFSAEEIAKRLGANGPAVRVTLQRIREQLRTCIERQRRREGEIA from the coding sequence ATGCTTGAGGCAAAGGAACAGGAGCGCTTCATGTGCCTGTGGACGACCGCCCAACCGGCGGTGGCGAACTACGTTCATGCCCTGGTGCACGACCAGGGTGCCGCTAAAGACGTGCTCCAGGAGACCGCGCTGGTCTTATTCCGCCGTTTTCCGGAATACGATGGCACGCGGCCTTTTGTCGCCTGGGCGCTGGGAATAGCCCGGTTTCAAGTGATGGGTTTGCGCCGGAATGAGGCACGCAACCTAGTTGTGTTTGATAACGAGGTGCTGGAAAAATTCACTAAAACCTGGGCGGAGCTTGCACCGACCGTGTCGGATCGCGAGGCATGGTTGCAGGCCTGCCTCGCCCGCCTCGCCGCGCATGCGCGAACCGTGCTGCAGCTAAGGTACGTTGAGGGTTTTAGCGCGGAGGAGATCGCGAAACGTCTTGGCGCCAATGGGCCGGCTGTGCGAGTAACCTTGCAGCGCATCCGCGAACAACTGCGCACCTGTATTGAACGGCAACGACGCCGCGAAGGAGAAATCGCATGA
- a CDS encoding iron-containing alcohol dehydrogenase, with protein sequence MRFEITSVPRIIFGPGTFKEVGGIAREFGARALVVTGGDPSRVGQLGELLKSHGVASAIFSLNGEPKTTDVEAGLAQARQLQAELVISCGGGSAIDCGKAIAAMLTNEGELLDYLEVIGKGRPIMCPGAPFIAIPTTAGTGAELTRNAVLASPEHGVKVSLRSPLMLARVALVDPELTLSLPPEITAATGLDALTQLIEPYTCNRANPMTDGLCLEGLQRAARSLREVFTNGTNLAAREDMCAASLFSGFALANAGLGAAHGFAAPIGGQFPAPHGAVCAALLPQVMRQNLMALRQRAPGSDSLARYQTVARALTGNSQAKAEDSVDWVSELTGFMRIPPLRVYGIRREDFPGLVAKAAKASSMKANPIALTVEELTGILEQAWQSNCGIWNADCGM encoded by the coding sequence ATGCGATTTGAGATTACATCGGTGCCGAGGATTATTTTTGGTCCGGGCACGTTCAAGGAAGTCGGCGGTATTGCACGGGAGTTTGGCGCGCGCGCGCTGGTGGTGACGGGCGGCGATCCGTCCCGGGTGGGGCAACTGGGTGAACTTCTAAAGTCACATGGCGTGGCCAGTGCCATTTTCTCCCTGAACGGCGAACCCAAAACCACGGATGTGGAGGCGGGCCTCGCCCAGGCGCGGCAGTTGCAGGCCGAGCTGGTGATCAGTTGCGGCGGCGGCAGTGCGATTGACTGCGGAAAGGCGATCGCCGCGATGCTCACCAACGAGGGGGAGCTACTCGATTATTTAGAAGTCATTGGCAAGGGCCGCCCCATCATGTGCCCAGGCGCTCCTTTCATAGCCATCCCCACCACGGCGGGCACCGGTGCCGAACTCACCCGCAACGCCGTGTTGGCCTCGCCGGAACACGGGGTGAAGGTCAGCTTGCGAAGTCCGCTCATGCTTGCACGCGTGGCGCTAGTGGATCCTGAATTAACCCTCAGCCTGCCCCCGGAAATCACGGCAGCTACCGGTCTGGATGCGTTGACCCAACTGATTGAGCCGTACACCTGCAATCGGGCCAATCCCATGACCGATGGGTTATGTCTCGAGGGTTTGCAACGCGCAGCGCGTTCCCTGCGTGAGGTGTTCACGAATGGAACCAACCTGGCCGCCCGTGAAGATATGTGTGCAGCGAGCCTGTTCAGCGGTTTTGCGCTGGCCAATGCCGGCTTGGGCGCGGCCCATGGCTTTGCCGCACCGATTGGCGGACAGTTCCCTGCCCCGCATGGAGCCGTCTGCGCTGCGCTGCTGCCGCAGGTCATGCGCCAAAACCTTATGGCGTTGCGCCAGCGCGCGCCGGGCAGCGATTCATTGGCGCGCTACCAAACGGTGGCCAGAGCGCTAACGGGTAATTCGCAGGCAAAGGCCGAGGATAGCGTGGATTGGGTGAGCGAACTCACCGGGTTCATGCGGATTCCACCACTACGGGTCTATGGCATCCGCCGCGAGGATTTTCCCGGATTAGTGGCAAAGGCCGCCAAGGCGAGCAGCATGAAAGCGAATCCGATCGCGTTAACAGTGGAAGAGTTAACGGGGATTTTAGAACAAGCGTGGCAGTCTAATTGCGGAATTTGGAATGCGGATTGCGGAATGTGA
- a CDS encoding sigma-70 family RNA polymerase sigma factor, which translates to MKEPRPLTTQFLAHRHSLYAFINGFVRHPQDAEDIFQEVWVRLSDALTRGDVIQDLPKWCRGTARNLILHYWRDRQKEKVIVDQELMELVEVAFKEQEDNQDYWLARRQALCHCLETLPDRSRHLLQMKYDLGHTTKRMSEELKQSVDSVMMALSRLRRALRECAEKKLRLLGV; encoded by the coding sequence ATGAAAGAACCGCGACCATTAACAACGCAGTTCCTGGCCCACCGGCACAGCCTGTACGCGTTTATCAACGGCTTCGTGCGGCATCCGCAGGACGCCGAGGATATCTTCCAGGAGGTCTGGGTGCGGCTGTCCGACGCCTTGACGCGTGGCGACGTGATTCAGGACCTGCCCAAGTGGTGCCGGGGCACCGCCCGTAACCTGATCCTCCATTACTGGCGGGACCGGCAGAAGGAGAAGGTGATCGTGGATCAGGAGTTGATGGAATTGGTCGAGGTCGCCTTCAAAGAGCAGGAGGATAATCAGGATTATTGGCTGGCGCGGCGTCAGGCCTTGTGTCACTGCCTGGAGACGCTGCCGGACCGGTCCCGGCACTTGTTGCAGATGAAGTATGACTTGGGCCATACCACCAAGCGGATGTCCGAGGAGTTAAAGCAATCCGTTGACAGCGTGATGATGGCGTTATCCCGGCTGCGCCGCGCGTTGCGCGAGTGCGCGGAAAAGAAACTTCGATTACTTGGCGTATGA
- a CDS encoding RNA polymerase sigma factor RpoD/SigA, producing the protein MIRDFDSQYVSAPPPVPPGVLPTGWSVPPAPASSVEVPREPELSELPETLDGDFVLRLYIREALVEDPLSAADERSVALRVRRGDPAARERMILCNLRLVVHIAHNYQGMGLPLSDLISEGNLGLMRAVDLYDPNRGARFSTYAGHWIRQRMRRALSNQSRVVRLPESWLQHEPEDSQRFIPIEHRGSSADGEVPVKELNSGETMESGIHAAPEDQCTEGALPGELFPDETTLSPDLELMQQSDATFITDLLDTLGVREQQLLRLRFGLDGDGPRTLEETGRELGLLRQRVHQLESDAFADLRRRASAMHYTPEAN; encoded by the coding sequence ATGATTCGCGATTTTGACAGCCAGTATGTTTCCGCACCACCCCCGGTTCCGCCGGGAGTTCTGCCAACTGGCTGGTCGGTGCCGCCCGCTCCGGCGTCGTCGGTCGAGGTTCCCCGGGAACCAGAACTTTCGGAATTACCGGAGACTCTGGATGGTGATTTTGTCTTGCGGCTGTATATCCGCGAGGCGCTGGTGGAAGACCCGCTTTCGGCGGCGGACGAACGGTCGGTGGCCTTGCGGGTGCGGCGCGGCGATCCGGCGGCGCGGGAGCGAATGATTCTATGCAACCTGCGATTGGTCGTGCATATCGCCCATAACTACCAGGGCATGGGGCTGCCCTTGAGCGACCTGATCAGTGAAGGCAACCTTGGTTTGATGCGGGCGGTGGACCTGTATGACCCGAATCGCGGCGCCCGGTTTTCGACGTATGCCGGCCATTGGATTCGGCAGCGCATGCGGCGGGCGCTGAGCAACCAGTCACGGGTGGTGCGGTTGCCCGAGAGTTGGTTGCAGCATGAACCGGAGGATTCCCAACGCTTCATTCCCATTGAGCACCGTGGGTCCTCTGCGGATGGCGAGGTGCCGGTCAAAGAGCTGAATTCCGGGGAAACCATGGAGTCGGGCATTCACGCAGCGCCCGAGGACCAGTGTACCGAAGGGGCGTTGCCCGGCGAGCTGTTTCCGGATGAAACCACTCTATCGCCCGATCTCGAACTCATGCAGCAAAGCGATGCGACCTTTATCACTGACCTGCTGGATACGTTGGGTGTGCGCGAGCAACAGTTGCTGCGCTTGCGCTTCGGGTTGGATGGTGACGGGCCGCGCACTTTGGAGGAGACCGGGCGCGAACTCGGGTTATTGCGCCAACGCGTGCATCAATTGGAGAGCGATGCCTTTGCCGATCTGCGACGGCGCGCCAGCGCCATGCACTACACGCCAGAAGCCAACTGA
- a CDS encoding glycoside hydrolase family 5 protein, translating to MNYKTMLHSNPHLWPGKCASTLGIMRVFMPMLIIFGLALLLANAAETATTASPAPAGSAPPVSGAAKDLPIDPFQQNARLGRGINIRRMEELGESHYRAIKDAGFQHIRIPLFPFKYMKSKSGFDIQPVFFSQLDTAVRCALAHDLMVTLDLHEHKEMRKDPVGTQGKFLAAWRQIAPHCKDYPSQVVFEIANEPPMSPELWNALYPQALKIIRASNPSRTVLVGAPVRGCHIPYLKDLRLPENDRNLIATVHYYDPFAFTHQGVAFSEHFKDVSGVNWSGTEQEKKAITEAFDFAQKWSEEHHCPINMGEFGTGSKGAMEERIRWTSFVVRQMEARHWSWSFFEFDQPDFGIYDKASGKWLGGIRDTLLTDMFGTK from the coding sequence ATGAACTATAAAACGATGCTACACTCGAACCCGCACCTGTGGCCCGGCAAATGCGCCAGCACGTTGGGGATCATGAGAGTCTTCATGCCCATGCTAATCATTTTCGGCCTGGCTCTCCTGCTGGCAAACGCCGCCGAAACCGCTACGACCGCCTCGCCTGCCCCGGCTGGCAGCGCGCCACCGGTGTCTGGGGCGGCGAAGGATTTGCCCATTGACCCTTTCCAGCAAAACGCCCGGCTGGGGCGGGGAATCAACATCCGCAGGATGGAGGAACTGGGGGAAAGCCACTATCGGGCGATCAAGGATGCCGGCTTCCAGCACATCCGCATCCCGCTTTTTCCATTCAAATACATGAAGAGCAAAAGCGGCTTCGACATTCAGCCGGTGTTCTTCTCGCAGCTCGACACAGCGGTACGATGCGCGCTGGCGCATGATTTGATGGTCACCCTGGATTTGCACGAGCATAAGGAGATGCGCAAAGACCCAGTCGGCACCCAGGGAAAATTCCTCGCGGCGTGGCGGCAGATCGCGCCGCATTGCAAAGACTACCCCAGCCAGGTGGTGTTCGAGATCGCGAACGAGCCGCCCATGAGTCCCGAGTTGTGGAATGCGCTGTATCCCCAGGCGCTGAAGATCATCCGCGCCTCGAACCCGTCGCGCACGGTGCTGGTGGGCGCCCCCGTTCGAGGTTGCCACATCCCCTACCTGAAGGATCTCCGCCTGCCCGAGAATGACCGAAACCTCATTGCCACCGTCCATTACTATGATCCCTTCGCCTTCACGCACCAGGGCGTTGCCTTTTCGGAACACTTCAAGGATGTCAGCGGGGTTAATTGGTCGGGCACAGAACAGGAGAAAAAAGCCATCACGGAGGCTTTCGACTTCGCCCAGAAGTGGTCCGAGGAGCATCATTGCCCAATCAACATGGGTGAATTCGGCACCGGCAGCAAGGGAGCCATGGAGGAGCGAATCCGCTGGACGAGCTTCGTGGTGCGGCAGATGGAGGCGCGGCATTGGAGTTGGAGTTTCTTTGAATTCGACCAGCCGGATTTCGGGATTTATGACAAGGCCTCCGGCAAATGGCTGGGCGGCATCCGTGATACGCTGCTGACAGATATGTTTGGAACAAAATGA